The genomic stretch cttaGATTTAGAAAAGCCCAAAGAAGAAGACAATGTGGAGGATGGTGAGTGCATGATTTCACAAGAAATTTTTAGATCAATGCTTTTGTCATAATAAAGTACCAAAGTTACTGGGCTGTTAGCTATTGAAAACTTCAGCTGTAAAAACGTTTTCATGCACCAACGTAGAGTAAGAGCTGAGATTGACAGGAAGAACTCAGATCTAGATTAGGTTTCTCTTAAACTCTGCATGGTCAGTTTACTAGAATGCAGCCACTGTGTGAGAATGTATGAGGAAAGAAACCACAATACCTTCTGTGAGGTAAACTAAGCAttgaataaaatttcttttttgaaactATAACAAAATTAGTGATATTTGAATTCTAAATCTAAAATAtggaattattttatataaatttttttttttttatagtgttaaacattttgttttcgaaTTTCATACTTCCTTGGATGAAATTAgcatttttatagtttaagaaCTGCTTAAAGGCCTGTATTACACTTATTCTGGGATGTGCTTTGACCattgatgtttattattattatcactcTACAATGTAGAAGACACATTTTAGCAAAGGCGGCCCAGtggtgcaatggttagcgcctgtcaccaatacagtgagggttggctgtcctgggttcagctttcgtctcgggcatgctgttctttctgtgcacgtggcatctgtttagcagggctggctgccttgccgtgatgtagccttagatACTgtctcagcgtaaaacaccaattccctcccaTTCCCCATGTTTTAGCAAAGTTGGGGATTATTCTTCATCCATTCTTCTTAGATGCTGTCTTTGCTTTCAAGAAGCTTGACAACAAAAAGGGCGAGTTTAAAGCAACAGCACAGACTGCTTCTGAGAAGACAAACAACACCAAAAGCATCCagttagaaacagaaaaaaatagtcagTCAGACCTTTTGACGCTGCGTTCCTGGTCTTTGCAACCAGTGCCAAAGCTGGGAGGTGTGCGTGTGGAAGGAAAACTTCCGTAagtacaaatgttttctttggaTTTGTGTTTTAGTGCTGGATCATTTGCTCAATGTAACTAGTAATAACCTTGAAAGAGCCCATATTTTGAAGTGTAGCAGTGGACATAGAGAATTTCTACAAAAGTGATTACTGGGCTTTCTTTCCTCTGTGGTACTATTGTTTGTATTCATTGCTTATATGAACTGCATGGGAACTACAGATAGTTTTGATGCTTTATATGTAGTCCATATTCTGGCGAGAGGTTTGAACAAAAAATCAATAGAAAGGTGAATAATTTGGATTTTAACTGCTTAATGAAATAAGATCAgtcaccccaccccatcctcaCCACCCCAAATAATCATCACAATCCTTTATTTTCAGGAATGCGGATTACTATTGGTGTACTTCATTGATCAGTAAACGTATCAATGGTCGTGTGTTACAGTCAGCAAATGGTTCTACATACTTTTTGTTGGGCAATCAGGCAAAACGCAGCACATTGACTGCCGGTACACATTCTTGCTGCTAAGTATCATTAGTGATAAATCAGAATCTTGCACTGTGCCTGTTTTACACATAATCTCTTTCCCCTTAACATATATCTGATATTGCAAGAGTGCATACTTTGCAGGTCCTTAATTGCTGCTGTAATGTCATCAGAAAAGTGTGAAATGCTATATCTGATTACAGGTTTACATTGTTCATACTACAAAGCATCCCTTTTTGATCTTAGTGGCAGAATTTTGAGGGAAGCTGTTGTATTGTGTCAGTAAACATTCGGAAATGAAAGCAGGATTTTCATTATGTTCCTGCTATCTTGGGTTAGACTTGAATGCTGATCAAATGATCTGAAcaaagtaaaattgtttttcaaatgttctgTAATCTAAAAGATGTCAGGAGATTCAATCCAAGCTAAGATGGGGGTGGGggcttgtgtctgtgtttgtgttcttcatGCTAATAAGTTGTATTGGAAGGCTTGTGTCTTTTATGCTAATAGGAAGCTGTGCTTGAAGGCTTACATCAGTTTGGGTCTCTTATGTTAACAAGAGGTTGTTTTGGATGGATTGTATGTGGCAAATTGAAGCTAATTCATCTCTGCTTCATGACCCTCAGAAATGCTGTTTTATATGTTACCTTTACACAGGCAGCTATGACGTTCTTCTCCCTGCCTGTAGCTGTTGCTCATCTACTGTGTCATGTGCAGGGAAAGGGACCATTTATTATTAGCAGTAATAATATTAGTAATTATTCAGCAAAGACAGTTTAGATGTGATATTCTAGGCATGCACTTGTCCAGCTAACTGACTATAGGTATATTCACTGACATTTTGAATGATATTtatattactaaaaaaaagGTTGAACTTTATGTGAGACTGCAATAAAGCTTGTAGTATGGTTGACATTTTTAACAAGTGATCTTAAccttgtttatttctttatttgccGGCTGGCAGGATTCTCTAAGGATGTTGCAAATGCCTTTAGGTATGGATTTCCAGAGAACTGGAAGGAACGTATTCTAGCTGACATGGAAACAATGAGCCCGTAAGTTCCTACACAGCCCCATGTCTACTTTTTTTATGCCCAGACAATATAGTGAATCAAATAACACCAACCTTGAATGGGTTAAAACTAGGCCATTTActgaggaaaaataatttattagttgcaagtaagaaaaaaaagaaaacaaacttaataTTAACTATTcatgaaaaagacaaatatggTTTATTTGCTTTCCTACCCCTTCATAACACCCAAACatgtttttcaaaatacaaatttggaaaatgattttaaattgcAGATATCAGTCTTTCCTTGTATCTAGTAATCATAATTATGGTATCCTCCTGTTgaaaattatgaattattttcttgttattttattgGATTTTGGACAGAGGTAAAACAGAGACCAAGACAaataaaagagcaaaagaaggcCTGACCAACTTCAATGTCAGCACTAACTGTGATTCAGCTGGACCAGTGACTGCTTATAAGCAAATGTTCTCGCCACAATCCACTAAGAAGGATCTGTCAGAACAAACTGCTAGTCTGTTCCCAATGTTTTTCAATGCTTGAATACTGGGGCTTGAGGGGAGGGATGCTCAGGTCAAGAAATGGTTGTAATCATACCATTTATTTAGTGGTTAACTGTCTGggtcataaagaaaaaagatgacagaTGATTCCAACATTTTCTTTACCAAGGCTAATTAATCATACGTATATACTCTACATATTCTCTTATTCTTACACAGCTGCGCATGAACAGATACTtatgcataaatgtatgtgAGTATATCTGAAGTGCAGATGCTTTGATTATTTTATGTACAGTTTGGACACCAAGTGGTGTTATTTCTCGTGAGTTGGGAGCCAGTGAGGTTCGGCGCACTCGCAGTGGACGGTGTGTGATTCCACCTTTGGCTCGTTGGGCAGGGCAGTATTCAGAAAGGGATGCAGATGGAAATGTCACAATAGGATTTTCCTCCCTTGCTGCAGAGAAGCACTTTGCCAAGATAGCTGAAATGTGTGTTAATGtaagcttttaatttttttcactcgAACTAATGACTACAGATTTTGTTTCAGCTGTGTTAAATGTACATgcagttaaatttttaaattgcaatATCTTTTTACGCTCATTGTGAAAAGGAAATGctgtgtgaaatatttcatagaAAAAGATGAATTGAGGGAACATTAAGTTGATCAACAAACCTGAGAACAACATAGGAAAATGTGAATAATAAGAGCAAGCTAAATGTAGAgataatataaaacaatttcCATGAtcatttttgtatataaatTTATGCTACataccacaatttttttttgaaagaagatTCACCTTTTTAGCCAGGTGCTAAAGAATGCATTTCTGCTTTGTTCTGTCTCGTTTTTATCTCTCTTAAGTTCCACCTTTAGGAAAACTTTGTCCAactaatttaagaaaataaggaattttacattttattaataaagatgatattttactttgcattttcaaaatttgtttctaattcTCTGAAATATGTTGTTCTCATGTAGTcaggaagaaaagaacacaGTGATTTGTCTTCTAGTCAAAAAGCTAGAAGCGTTGGTGTGAAGGAAAACGTAACAAGGACAGCTCCCAAAACGACCAGCAGGTGCCATCGACCGGAGAAAAGCGCTGATCAGCCATATGCTGTCAAGGGAAGACTTCATTCATCTAGCAGCTCTTCAGGCTCTGATACATCTGAGGAGGCAGTGCCTGATGTTTCTGTGAAAGACAcctttaacaaaagaaaaaacagacaacaaagagAATGTGTCATAACTAACAGTGCGAAGTCGCCACTCAAACAGAGAATTGACTGTGTTGATGGTCTAACCTTACCTGTGGACACTGAAGGTGCTGGAGAGTCTGAAGTTGATGTTGATAACATGGAAAGCGATCTTCTGGCACTTGTAAAGAACTCAACCAAAATGCGCAAAAAAAAGTTCAGGGAAAAAAGAGCTACATGCTACTCTCAGATCATTCGGGATAACAGATACTGTAGATCGCAGAAAAGCCCCTTTGAGCTATCAGATGATGAAGAGAATAGAACAGCCAAGACATCTAAACATTCAGACATGCAATCATGTCTTGCAGATTTCCAGGTGGGTTCAGCAAGGTCATCTAAAGATTCTGGGGAAAATGAAAGCAGTCATTTTCAAGACTCTCCTAGTAGCAAACATAGTGTTATGAAAATACATGCAGAGCCATCTGTACAGCCAGTATTGAGAAAATCAAATCcggaaagaaagacaagtgcGCAGCATTCATTCACTTCACAGAAAACTAATCAGTATGTTTTAGGAAGAGATGAAATCATATTTCATAAAGCTTTTTCTTCTGCTGGTGAAAATGATCATGATAAGACGGTTGGCAATGACAAGAACATTGTCGGAAATCATCAGTCTCATCGGCTTAGTCCCACTTGTAGCAATACAAGTGCTTCTCCAAAACTAAGGtctagaagaaaaagaagccaAGTTAAAGGGTACAAAAAAGATCAGGATGTGAATCCAGCTCAGACATGTGGAATTCAGAGAGGAGAGAAAGCCACAACAAATCCTGATGAAATAGTAACAGAAGATGAAGATACATTTGACTCAGACAGATCGAGCCCAGAATATGTAAGCCTTCAAAAGACAGATAGAAAATACTTACGCATAGAGAGCAGAACTaagagaaaaaggaggaaagCCATTTCAGAATCCTCATCTGAGGATGAAACTGATGAAGAAACTGTGACAAAATTATCTCGCAGGAAGAGGAGTAAAACAGCTGAACCTGAAAGATGTCCGAACACCAGAAGCCATACCCAATGGACTCTTGGTCAAAAGACCTCCAATAATATTTCTACCCAAGAACAAATTTCTAAGCTCCCTTGGTCAGCACAGTCACCGTGTGCCACAACAAGAAGACTCAGAAAAAGATcaattaatgaagaaaatggaaaagtaaGTGCAGAATTCAGTAAGCCTGGAATGCAAATCCAGAGAAgtttgaaacagaaaagaattacTGGCAAGTCAAACAACAGCAGCTGTGAAGATTCAGATGGAGAGACACCTAACAGACATCAAGAAGATAAAGGAGTAAAGCAGTCATGTGATAATACTGTAGAGAATGGTAATGCTGCCTTTGTTGTTGGTGCAGCAAGTGAAGAAGAAGCAAGTTGTTCTCAGAATaatcaaaacaacagcaacaatgacAATGTAATTGATctgcaagacagaaaaaatacaagaaagcgAGGACGGATGGACGAGACTGACTTCAGCAGCATTAAAAAGTCTCAGAGATGGCATAAGCAGGAAATAGAGCGACTTCATAAGTATGTTGGTTTGTAattgtttagtttaaaaatgaaaagtttgtaTTCTTTTTATTGCTGGAAGTACTGTGACATTGgtgaaaatgcttttattttgattttttttcctaatctaCTGCAGCTGATTGGCTGAGCCTTTAGGATAGGCTAAAAAAgctcaataataatagtagcagTACAGTACTAGAGTCTGCAGTGGTACTTTGCAAGAGTACTAAAAGGTGACAGCATAGTTGCTTTTTATATGATGAAAGAAACATTCACGTTAAAATTTGTCCGTCTAAAGTGTCAAGTATTCCAATGTAGACTAATTTATAGCTCATAATATGAAATGATTTAAGTAATAGTAAGCAAAACACATCGCAAGCTCTTGATTAAGAATGTGGAAATCCCAGTGCCATGGAGGATGTGTGGCAGTGATGTGTTTTTTGTTGCCATTTTTCAAAATTCACTTAAGTTCAAAAGAAAGTTGCCTGCAGTATCATTGCTGTATGTGGGAGCAGCCATCTTCAAAGAGTCAGCTATGGAGGTGTGAAGATTAAGaaacaacaatcaaaacaaaaccagtttAAAGTTGATCTTTTAATCAAGAACATACTTTTGGCTGCCAGAGATTGGGGGAGTTGCTCAGTTGAGacattttttgaatttttttctgagttgtgAGTGGAAGATATATCTATAAGAGAGATAACCTTTTCTTGTTAATAGAGCCTTGAAGGAGATCAGAAGTGATACTGACCACTACTGGGAAGCAGTGAGTCGTCATGTAGGTTCCAGAACGGCAGAGGAATGTGCAGCCCAATGCTTGCAAGACATACCAAATACCAAGAAAGCATCTGACAAGTCACTTAAGGCCAGCAATGCTCAGAAAGGTGTGTGGTTAGTTCAATCACATCTAAACATTTTAGGatattttaccttttaatatatttaaaaacttgttgCAGTTTGGGAAATGGGTGGTCAGGTAGTTAGAGCACTGATCTCAGAGGTTGGAGGCATGCATTCTAGCCGCCTCAACACACGAAAGCTGGTGAACGGTTCATGTTGAGGTCAACAAGTCACATTTATAGACTAAAGtctaatacagtcaaatctcgctactatgccacctaccgggaccgagcaaaagtggcatagtagcgagggtttgtaaacggctttatttgctcaagttatcCGTCAGTCCAAaactctcaagaatcgtcggctggcgctagctgtctcctctcattctccccttcacctcttcatcctccacccctcccaaccataTCCGCGTACTTGCATCCTGTTggtagtcgaccccctcccgctctccctctgtcacggggCTGTCACCCAGCAGGCGACCACCACCCcctatcgccagcctccaccctccctgtgtgcgtgctgtgttccatcccacctaactgccatgtcccacattaccatatacatgtaataatcgagcactgcgcggaatttcacaacttgtgccttttaacagtcacacaatagtggcatagtagcgagagtaggggtggcatagtaaatttattttgcattgaatttatagtcgggaccgagcaaaagtggtgtaataccgagagtggcatagtagcgagatttgactgtagcaGCATTCTTGGTTCAAATACCTACAGGAAATACCAGTCAAAACTACAAGCTTTAAACTCATTTTGGGTCAGAATGTATTTTTGAATGGAGTATTATAAATCATGCATGTTTACAGAGAGGCTGTGGTAATGGTAACTATATATTTGTAAGCATTCATTTCTCTAGGTGGAGGTTTCCCAATATTGCAAGCAACCAAGGGCACTTTGAAGAGAAAACAGGAATTACGAGCAATGCTTGAATGTAACAGCTACAATActgttgatgacattttttcatCTACTCCCTTCAAACACCTGAGTAAGAAGAAGGTAAGTCTTAATAGGTGTAattaaagtttgtgtgtgtgtgtgcgcatccATGTACATGTGAGGCTGTATTGTATGAACACAAGCATGTCTGTAGTAAACATATGAAATTAGAATGTTTTGATGTCATTGATAATACTTTGCCTACCAAATGTAAATGTATTCATGAAAATGTATCTCTTCAATTAGGTACCTTTAGtagattttgaaaaaacagaTGAAGAAGTGTTTGGTAAAAATCCAAACTTCTTTACACCACGTGACTCACAAAAATGCAAAGGTGGCTTTAGTAAAACACCAGCCTCGACTCGGAAAACTCCCAGCATTAGTGGCATCTTGTCGCCTCTTATTGAGAAAGGCAGCCCTCGCAGGTATGTTAATTCTCACAAAGTATGAtgagaacactttttttttgtgtagtgTGAGCTATGAAAAGAGTGCAGACTTGTATGGATGGGCATGGTGCTttttcactctcactcacacacgcgtatatatatataagcaagcAAAGGAAGCCACTGAGCACTGTAGATGGACCAGAAGTATGTAAAGTGTTCTGGCAATGGGCATCAACTGTTGATGCAAAGAAAgctataaaagaaaattatatacTTTTTCTATATGCAGAAAAATTGGCAGCTTTTACGCACAAAGTCCTAATCTTTGTCTGTTTCCAAGAATGAGAGTGTAACTGCCAGATAATGCAGGTGGTACACTGATTTTATTGCTTCATGTAGGATGCTGAAATTTATGATCCATTGTTTAAGTTATGCTAGTATGTTTTAAATTGATTCTGCTTTAACAGCCACGCAGTTTGGAAAGTTTTGGTTAAATGTTCACGTTTGCATCTGGTGTTCTTGTTGAACAGGAGAGTGGCTGATCAGTATGTCTTCCGCATGCAGAAAAATCGGCGCCGACTTGCCAAAGATTTTCCTAACCAGGTTTGTTTTGCTTACTgtttgaatttaaattttttaaattcaaattcaTGAGCTATACTggtgaagaaaaaatgtttaaatggaTGCATAGTAGACATAAGGAAATCATTCGACATTTCCTTTTCAAAAGTTTACGTTTTGCAAACtcgttttaaaagtttgtattaACAGAATTCGTTTCATTCACTTTCCTCAGAAGCGTGCAGAATCAGCCAGTCAATCTGCTCTTCCTGGGCAGTCTCCTGCCACACGTCTTTTTCACAAGACACAATCTTCAGATTTGTTCACCATCACTGAGACCACCAATAgcagtgatgaagatgaagaaaaggactattattattcagattctgACTGAATTACTTGAGCAtgataataaaattgtatttcatgATTTCTAACAAGCTGGAAAAGATAGAAGAGCATGGTAGAAAACCTCAGTTCAAAAATAACACCATTTGTTTGCCACAAAATCTATTTATAAACTGACATAATGAGGAAGACTGGAATACCATTGTTATGTTttgcacttgttttcttttgttatgcCTTTACTGCCAGATGTCATGATCTGCACTTGTAGATAAACTTTAaatatattctggattttaatCACTTGAACGACTactatgtgtttatttttaggcTGCTTAGGCTTCTTATGCTTTGCAAATATTGTATATATGgcaaaaatggtttaaaatatCTAGCAAGAATAAAAATGCCTAACAAAATCTTGTTGATAATATCATTGAAGGATTTATCATTTGCCCTCCATTTTAAAATGTGCCATGTCTGTTTAATACACCTAAAAGATGATGTTTATGTAGCCTTTATTTTGTACTTGAATGTTCTGTGTTATAATTTCTTCAACTTTCATGAAGATTCATAAAAGCAGCCTTATCTTCTCCAAGCTTTCTGCATTGGCTCTCGGATTTTGTAGggttggagggggggggggggaatttgtGCTGACAAACTGCTTGTTGGTTTATTCCTGAGACGGGAGGATGCAGCAGCTATTTTTCTGGACATGTTACCTTTTTTAAATTAGCCGGAAAAATGTATAAATCTTCTCATCAAAGATGTTGCTGACGAGGTCAGAGTATATGGTGCTGTTTGATGCTTAGGGTgcaagtttatatttttaatttaagggATAGCAAAAGACTAGTGCTGTAAGTATCATCATGATATCCAGGCTTCATTAGTATATTTGAGAATGGGTCAAGGTCATTTGAAATAACCATACTAAAGTTTGATGTCATAGCCATGAGGATTATAAGCAGTTGCCTTATAGATATATTCACCTCAACACTTGCTTTGGGAATGGTTCCTGTACAGTCTAGCTTGCACCACAATCACTTTGCTGGCTACTGTGGCCATAATGAATGTGGACCTGCAGGCATATTCCATGATCAGCATTTTACAACTGCCAGTGTAGTTTGTTCTTGGACAGACACTTTAGAGCAGGCATGTCAAAGGTGGCCCTTTGCAAGCACGTGCAGCCCCTCACAAAGGACACTGTACGTGTGTACGGCCctcatgacaacacaaatgtgaccctTGGGAGACCCTTAGTTTGACAGCCCTGCCTTATAGGATTTTAATGCTGTGTGCTAATTAGGAGCAAGAACTTAGAAACTGAAGTCTTTGCTCTGTCTTACCAAGGAATGTGAAATCTCACGCTAgggaaacctttttttttttttaatgcaaatgcTAATTTGTGTCCTAGCTTAGCTATGTTTCCTGAAAACTCTATTGGCCAGGATACGAAAATTACTTACTCATAAATATAAACGCCTATGAGACATTGGTTGAATAGTAGGATTACATCTAAGGGCGTTAGTTTGACATTTTCTCAAGAAATagttaaatatgaaaatactgGGAGTTCAGTAGGTcacacaataaagaaaatttgaataatTGCTTTTTACTGCAGTTATAACTGGTAACAACTGACTGGTTGCAAATAAAGCAGCAGAAGTGACTACCAGTGCATGTAgcctttgtttttgtggttCATTGATCTGAATGTTGATATGGTCTTTGGGGAAGTCAGGACAAGATCAataattggttttttttccagtatttaATGCTGTGCAGGGAGAGACAAAAG from Pomacea canaliculata isolate SZHN2017 linkage group LG8, ASM307304v1, whole genome shotgun sequence encodes the following:
- the LOC112571177 gene encoding mis18-binding protein 1-like; translated protein: MWTSKIIKDSATNSSSGDHKKGDEASSLTTTLGALESCRPQGLLNNSPRNSVQHYTQSQQEALFCDKSPSKIQESTRQREKTQKVRGDICPQPLSQPCSQEEPLVNSFVYSPSNPDLPTANLVKTSSFLSVDANKADKKADEETLQLVSKLVQRLRSTSDSDLDDTFGEGPGWMETPPLKTKSKSSITSTQVVRKVNHPSSGRTANIEEQETHNQTAGTSQKVRKVSHPSSEKSANTENTSTGQSSQRPEARSKLKKDMLAKETNTLKGGKGSLQSNPKTERSKLRIVGKMQWSLRPRQGSIAAADVQAKSKHSQCQKNISSLDLEKPKEEDNVEDDAVFAFKKLDNKKGEFKATAQTASEKTNNTKSIQLETEKNSQSDLLTLRSWSLQPVPKLGGVRVEGKLPNADYYWCTSLISKRINGRVLQSANGSTYFLLGNQAKRSTLTAGFSKDVANAFRYGFPENWKERILADMETMSPGKTETKTNKRAKEGLTNFNVSTNCDSAGPVTAYKQMFSPQSTKKDLSEQTAIWTPSGVISRELGASEVRRTRSGRCVIPPLARWAGQYSERDADGNVTIGFSSLAAEKHFAKIAEMCVNSGRKEHSDLSSSQKARSVGVKENVTRTAPKTTSRCHRPEKSADQPYAVKGRLHSSSSSSGSDTSEEAVPDVSVKDTFNKRKNRQQRECVITNSAKSPLKQRIDCVDGLTLPVDTEGAGESEVDVDNMESDLLALVKNSTKMRKKKFREKRATCYSQIIRDNRYCRSQKSPFELSDDEENRTAKTSKHSDMQSCLADFQVGSARSSKDSGENESSHFQDSPSSKHSVMKIHAEPSVQPVLRKSNPERKTSAQHSFTSQKTNQYVLGRDEIIFHKAFSSAGENDHDKTVGNDKNIVGNHQSHRLSPTCSNTSASPKLRSRRKRSQVKGYKKDQDVNPAQTCGIQRGEKATTNPDEIVTEDEDTFDSDRSSPEYVSLQKTDRKYLRIESRTKRKRRKAISESSSEDETDEETVTKLSRRKRSKTAEPERCPNTRSHTQWTLGQKTSNNISTQEQISKLPWSAQSPCATTRRLRKRSINEENGKVSAEFSKPGMQIQRSLKQKRITGKSNNSSCEDSDGETPNRHQEDKGVKQSCDNTVENGNAAFVVGAASEEEASCSQNNQNNSNNDNVIDLQDRKNTRKRGRMDETDFSSIKKSQRWHKQEIERLHKALKEIRSDTDHYWEAVSRHVGSRTAEECAAQCLQDIPNTKKASDKSLKASNAQKGGGFPILQATKGTLKRKQELRAMLECNSYNTVDDIFSSTPFKHLSKKKVPLVDFEKTDEEVFGKNPNFFTPRDSQKCKGGFSKTPASTRKTPSISGILSPLIEKGSPRRRVADQYVFRMQKNRRRLAKDFPNQKRAESASQSALPGQSPATRLFHKTQSSDLFTITETTNSSDEDEEKDYYYSDSD